One stretch of Solibacillus isronensis DNA includes these proteins:
- a CDS encoding protein arginine kinase: MNIEHFLTNASPSWMQHESDSDIVISTRIRLARNIANTRFPISFTEQEAQIIEEKMMKSLLASDNNPYQFSYFQIKDMPVLQRQILVEKHLISPNLARRKKIGSFFLTKDESISILVNEEDHIRIQSLTQGMNLKEAFDKARNIDRYLSKSIAYAYEDRYGYLTSCPTNVGTGLRASVMLHLPALTMMKQMNPLIQMMTRLGMVVRGIYGEGSENLGNIYQISNQITLGKSEEMILQELQDVVEQVIKKEELARKNLLMRAPSMLEDRLSRSLGTLKYAKILTSEEAASCLSNVRLGVSLGLLEAISQRKLNECMLIMQPGLIQQYIGTTLQPAERDMYRAKLLQEKLNEQDEATNNGEKGEDFL, encoded by the coding sequence ATGAACATCGAGCATTTTTTAACGAATGCCAGTCCCAGCTGGATGCAACACGAAAGCGATTCCGATATCGTCATTAGCACGCGCATTCGGCTTGCTCGTAATATTGCCAATACTCGATTTCCGATAAGTTTTACAGAACAGGAAGCACAAATAATTGAAGAAAAAATGATGAAGTCATTATTAGCTTCGGATAACAACCCATATCAGTTTTCCTATTTCCAAATAAAAGATATGCCGGTTTTACAACGCCAAATTTTAGTGGAGAAGCATTTGATCAGCCCGAATTTGGCACGAAGAAAAAAAATTGGATCATTTTTTTTAACAAAAGATGAATCCATTAGCATATTAGTAAATGAAGAGGATCATATTCGCATACAGAGTCTTACTCAAGGGATGAATTTAAAAGAAGCATTTGATAAGGCTCGCAATATTGACCGCTACTTAAGTAAGTCAATCGCGTATGCATATGAAGACCGCTATGGTTATTTGACAAGTTGCCCAACAAATGTCGGAACAGGACTTCGAGCTTCTGTCATGCTCCATTTACCAGCACTCACAATGATGAAACAGATGAATCCATTAATTCAGATGATGACAAGATTAGGAATGGTTGTGAGGGGAATATATGGGGAAGGCAGTGAAAATTTAGGGAATATTTATCAAATATCTAACCAGATCACATTAGGTAAATCAGAAGAAATGATTTTGCAGGAGCTTCAGGATGTTGTAGAGCAAGTAATCAAAAAAGAAGAACTTGCCCGCAAAAATTTGCTGATGCGTGCTCCCTCGATGTTGGAAGACCGCTTAAGCCGTTCGCTTGGTACATTGAAGTATGCAAAAATTTTAACGAGTGAAGAAGCGGCAAGCTGTTTATCAAATGTGCGTCTTGGGGTAAGTTTAGGATTATTAGAAGCAATTTCACAGCGTAAACTAAATGAATGCATGCTTATTATGCAACCTGGACTCATTCAGCAATATATTGGTACTACGTTACAACCGGCAGAACGCGATATGTATCGTGCGAAGCTGTTGCAAGAAAAGTTAAACGAGCAAGATGAAGCTACAAACAATGGGGAAAAAGGAGAGGATTTTCTATGA
- a CDS encoding UvrB/UvrC motif-containing protein, with product MICEHCKQRHANVTVTQVHNGQKVERHYCEVCATQFHPFQFDVNEEPASLQQLISNWFNFVPVNAKKESTTTNTNSPKSCPSCGFTYRQFLKQGKFGCGQCYETFSEQLPQLLERLQAGTQHVGYVEEGPSKEKVEQQIQELRSSLQQAIAEERFEDAASIRDEVRELESKIKQEGEGNA from the coding sequence ATGATATGTGAGCATTGTAAACAGCGTCATGCCAATGTTACCGTTACTCAAGTTCACAATGGTCAAAAAGTAGAGCGTCACTACTGTGAAGTATGTGCCACTCAATTTCATCCATTTCAATTTGACGTAAATGAAGAGCCTGCATCTCTTCAGCAGCTTATTTCAAATTGGTTCAATTTTGTACCTGTGAATGCAAAGAAAGAAAGTACGACAACTAATACAAACAGCCCAAAATCCTGTCCTTCCTGTGGGTTTACGTACCGACAGTTTTTAAAGCAAGGAAAATTTGGATGCGGTCAATGTTACGAAACATTTAGCGAGCAATTACCACAGCTACTTGAACGTCTTCAGGCAGGTACTCAGCATGTAGGGTATGTGGAAGAAGGACCTTCAAAAGAAAAAGTAGAACAACAAATCCAAGAGCTCCGTTCATCACTGCAGCAAGCTATTGCGGAAGAGCGTTTTGAAGATGCAGCTTCCATACGTGATGAAGTAAGGGAATTGGAAAGTAAAATAAAACAGGAAGGTGAGGGGAACGCATGA